The Streptomyces sp. NBC_01197 genome window below encodes:
- a CDS encoding CocE/NonD family hydrolase: MSLVVDKHVPVTMRDGTVLAADIYRPEGAEPRSTVLIRTPYSKDDPAHANTWINVLRAAESGWTVVVQDVRGRFRSGGTFVPFAHEADDGADTIAWVREQPWSDGHVGMVGGSYVGITQWLAATRAPEGLLGIVPGSTADDVTTGWTHEEQNLTFGFLAHWVSVLAASSKDLSPEDRARAAALIQGVTDGCYRTFDDLIKAAGDLAPYLPDWRDRSGEIVGPEAAGRVRVPALVIAGWFDIFGPGSVASYTRRDAAGTRQPHDRLLVGPWAHGVMGGWFPGHTYGPAASFDALDPTGLQLRWFETLRDGGPPPADPVTAFVMGANEWRSFSTWPPQEAQPVEVPLRVVGSPHALVSAEPVPTIGGRTFLPGYKVAANAGPRPQGRLSERDDVVALLCDPLPEDTDVLGSITCTLAVASDAPTAVVVKLSTTDQDGESVLLAEGSSRTTASARQGETIGVDLGPTAVRLDRGTRLSLTVAASDFPRLEDGPRAGFSVLERTPALHLDVVWPPPEQDPTFKEKTPWL; this comes from the coding sequence ATGAGTCTCGTCGTCGACAAGCACGTTCCCGTCACCATGCGCGACGGCACGGTCCTCGCGGCCGATATCTACCGGCCCGAGGGGGCGGAGCCCCGCTCCACCGTGCTGATCCGCACCCCCTACAGCAAGGACGACCCCGCACACGCCAACACCTGGATCAACGTGCTGCGCGCCGCCGAGAGCGGGTGGACCGTCGTCGTCCAGGACGTGCGCGGCCGGTTCCGCAGCGGCGGAACCTTCGTCCCCTTCGCGCACGAGGCCGACGACGGAGCCGACACGATCGCGTGGGTCCGCGAACAGCCGTGGTCCGACGGGCACGTCGGCATGGTCGGCGGCTCGTACGTGGGCATCACTCAGTGGCTGGCCGCCACCCGGGCGCCCGAGGGGCTCCTGGGCATCGTGCCGGGAAGCACCGCGGACGACGTCACCACCGGCTGGACACACGAGGAGCAGAACCTGACATTCGGGTTCCTGGCGCACTGGGTGTCCGTGCTGGCGGCCAGCAGTAAAGACCTCTCCCCCGAGGACCGCGCCCGTGCCGCCGCCCTCATCCAGGGCGTAACGGACGGCTGTTACCGCACATTCGATGACCTCATCAAGGCCGCGGGCGACCTCGCCCCGTACCTACCGGACTGGCGGGACCGGAGCGGGGAGATCGTGGGCCCAGAGGCGGCCGGGCGCGTCCGCGTGCCCGCGCTCGTGATCGCCGGGTGGTTCGACATCTTCGGCCCGGGATCCGTCGCCAGTTACACCCGCCGCGATGCCGCCGGCACCCGGCAGCCGCACGACCGGCTGCTCGTCGGTCCCTGGGCGCACGGCGTGATGGGTGGCTGGTTCCCCGGGCACACCTACGGCCCGGCGGCGTCGTTCGACGCGCTGGACCCAACCGGGCTCCAGCTCCGTTGGTTCGAGACGCTGCGTGACGGCGGCCCGCCGCCCGCCGACCCCGTCACCGCGTTCGTCATGGGTGCCAATGAGTGGCGGTCCTTCTCGACCTGGCCTCCGCAGGAGGCCCAGCCGGTCGAGGTCCCGCTGCGCGTGGTCGGTTCCCCGCACGCTCTCGTGTCGGCCGAGCCCGTCCCGACGATCGGCGGGCGCACGTTCCTCCCCGGGTACAAAGTCGCCGCGAACGCCGGCCCCCGCCCCCAAGGACGCCTGAGCGAGCGCGACGACGTCGTCGCGCTCCTCTGCGACCCGTTGCCCGAGGACACAGACGTCCTCGGGAGCATCACCTGCACGCTCGCCGTGGCGAGCGATGCACCCACGGCGGTCGTCGTCAAGCTGTCGACGACCGACCAGGACGGCGAGTCGGTGCTGCTGGCCGAGGGCTCCAGCCGCACCACCGCGAGCGCCAGGCAGGGCGAGACGATCGGCGTGGATCTCGGGCCGACCGCCGTGCGACTCGACCGGGGAACGCGCCTGTCGCTGACCGTCGCCGCATCGGACTTCCCACGTCTCGAGGACGGGCCCCGCGCGGGCTTCTCCGTGCTCGAGCGGACCCCAGCCCTGCACCTCGACGTCGTCTGGCCTCCCCCAGAGCAGGACCCCACCTTCAAGGAGAAGACACCATGGCTGTGA
- a CDS encoding nuclear transport factor 2 family protein — translation MADTPSTSATGPLTGTEREQLRTLLAKQELSENMARYCRGMDRKELGLMKSTYWPESTENHGMFVGTSHDFCDWTMELQEQLGHRSSHYVTNMLVDLDGDRARRETAFIYLRVRPDGGPSDVLCGRYRDLCDHRQGVWKVLSRTCVWDWAQRLGPEADYTELFKIPSTSAFGGLYPDDPIYAADW, via the coding sequence ATGGCCGACACACCATCGACGAGCGCCACAGGCCCTCTGACGGGCACCGAGCGGGAGCAACTGCGCACCCTGCTCGCCAAGCAGGAGCTCTCGGAGAACATGGCGCGCTACTGCCGCGGCATGGACCGCAAGGAGCTCGGCCTCATGAAGTCGACCTACTGGCCCGAGTCGACCGAGAACCACGGCATGTTCGTGGGCACCTCACACGACTTCTGCGACTGGACGATGGAGCTCCAGGAGCAGCTCGGCCACCGGTCGAGCCACTACGTGACGAACATGCTGGTCGACCTGGACGGCGACCGCGCACGCCGGGAGACGGCGTTCATTTACCTGCGGGTGCGCCCGGACGGCGGCCCCTCGGACGTGCTCTGCGGGCGCTACCGGGACCTCTGCGATCACCGCCAGGGCGTGTGGAAGGTGCTGTCGCGCACCTGCGTGTGGGACTGGGCGCAGCGCCTGGGACCGGAGGCGGACTACACCGAGCTGTTCAAGATCCCGTCCACCTCGGCCTTCGGCGGCCTGTACCCGGACGACCCGATCTACGCCGCCGACTGGTGA
- a CDS encoding enoyl-CoA hydratase/isomerase family protein: MAVTRFADYKDKYKHLKLDRDEDGILLVTVHTDGAEVYWGTDVHDNLSSVWGDIGKDPENKAVILTGGGETFIDREVPIPDKGWVTPEIWIKLHADAKRLVLDHLEIEVPMIAAINGPARVHSEQALLCDISIASEDTVFGDHPHFSVGVVPGDGMQVIWPAVIGLNRARYMLLTGTEIDAQKALEWGAVNEIVPKDQVVTRAYELARQIVKQPQLTLRSTRMLMLAELKKVMLQGVSHGMMTEGLVAIGTGWQPTKVEESA; encoded by the coding sequence ATGGCTGTGACTCGCTTCGCCGACTACAAGGACAAGTACAAGCACCTCAAGCTGGATCGTGACGAGGACGGCATCCTCCTCGTCACAGTCCACACCGACGGTGCCGAGGTCTACTGGGGCACGGACGTCCACGACAACCTGTCGTCGGTCTGGGGCGACATCGGCAAGGACCCGGAGAACAAGGCCGTCATCCTCACCGGCGGCGGCGAGACCTTCATCGACCGGGAGGTCCCGATCCCGGACAAGGGCTGGGTCACCCCGGAGATCTGGATCAAGCTCCATGCCGACGCGAAGCGTCTCGTGCTCGACCACCTCGAGATCGAGGTGCCCATGATCGCGGCGATCAACGGCCCCGCACGCGTCCACAGTGAGCAGGCGCTGCTGTGTGACATCTCGATCGCGTCGGAGGACACCGTGTTCGGCGACCACCCGCACTTCTCGGTGGGCGTCGTCCCCGGTGACGGCATGCAGGTCATCTGGCCGGCCGTGATCGGCCTCAACCGCGCGCGCTACATGCTTCTCACCGGCACGGAGATCGACGCGCAGAAGGCCCTCGAGTGGGGTGCTGTCAACGAGATCGTCCCCAAGGACCAGGTGGTGACGCGCGCCTACGAGCTGGCCCGCCAGATCGTCAAGCAACCCCAGCTGACCCTGCGCAGCACGCGCATGCTCATGCTCGCCGAGCTCAAGAAGGTCATGCTCCAGGGCGTCAGCCACGGCATGATGACCGAGGGCCTCGTCGCCATCGGCACGGGCTGGCAGCCCACGAAGGTGGAGGAGTCGGCCTGA
- a CDS encoding acetate--CoA ligase family protein has translation MTATPPLAVPPIASTPIGDVGQIGILVNDFDAALDLYGRMFGIEEWTCYHYTPEFLRWSRYGDAEGRFEMLLAMGGSSPQVELIQPLTGPSIYQDFLDEGHVGLHHLGVFVDDLDGAVARMAESGYRVTQTARGYGLNGDGGFAYFDTEKDLGAVIEAIEVPDVRRPGEVRRTAGATEPDPASPQTPRIDNPLRAESVAVVGPSRDPWKTSGRTLDYLSRLRFDGRYYAVSPLHDEVLGVPTYQSLSALPEVPDVAVLVGPADRVIEDLREAVAMGVPFAVAFASGFGETGRHDRDEKIRAVLAGSSTRLIGPNCIGFMHVGRSLTATFSSVLQRTPLPVGHVALFSQSGGLGNALMQSLVARGVSGLSAWSSSGNEISLGFTDWVGWLTAEEDTRVLASIVESFRPGDDLEAAAAAAGERGVPVAVLKLGRSARGALGARSHTGKLAGSGRVAQSVLRHRFGTVCTSPEQLLDLTETFDVFAGRLAGDDHELTVVTTSGAQAVLWNDLAEDRDLTFRDLGTEAAARIAAAVGSDHVGNPVDVGVQLTTADYVRIVDSVVTTSTGGWVIVTATRLAHDFDELAAGIAAMDAPEGVRVVVVPLSEDDRVTTEQAQVLRAAGAIALPTATRALDAIASAASWSKVQRTRAARGQLVGTSLRSAAAAGGTEYLTFREIAEELAAAGVPVPASRAERDVESVVRAAEEIGFPVAIKIDDPDILHKADAGGVFIGVDNPEAARHAAVRLTAIQSENATISVQTMAPGKTEVLVGLRRDPEFGPVLVLGAGGSMTEAIDDISILPLPTSRPEVRDAIAAVRVVTAGLRKDPGAQTLDALTDAVMDLIAWAEQRGEVHEFEFNPILADPETATVTVVDAVVSVHLTLEGPN, from the coding sequence ATGACGGCTACGCCGCCGCTGGCAGTCCCTCCCATCGCATCGACGCCGATCGGTGACGTCGGGCAGATCGGGATCCTCGTCAACGACTTCGACGCCGCGCTCGACCTCTACGGCCGCATGTTCGGGATCGAGGAGTGGACCTGCTACCACTACACACCTGAGTTCTTGCGCTGGTCCCGCTACGGCGATGCCGAGGGCAGGTTCGAGATGCTGCTCGCCATGGGCGGCTCCAGCCCGCAGGTCGAGCTCATCCAGCCGCTCACCGGCCCGAGCATCTACCAGGACTTCCTCGATGAGGGCCACGTCGGCCTGCACCACCTCGGCGTCTTCGTGGACGACCTGGACGGAGCGGTCGCCCGCATGGCCGAGTCGGGGTACCGCGTGACGCAGACGGCCCGGGGCTACGGCCTGAACGGAGACGGCGGGTTCGCCTACTTCGACACCGAGAAGGACCTCGGTGCCGTGATCGAGGCGATCGAGGTTCCCGACGTGCGCCGCCCCGGCGAGGTCCGCCGGACCGCCGGGGCCACGGAGCCCGACCCGGCCAGCCCGCAGACACCCCGGATCGACAACCCCCTTCGGGCCGAGAGTGTGGCCGTCGTCGGCCCCTCCCGCGACCCGTGGAAGACGTCGGGCCGCACGCTCGACTACCTGTCCCGGCTCCGGTTCGACGGGCGGTACTACGCGGTCAGCCCCCTCCACGACGAGGTGCTCGGGGTACCCACGTACCAATCGCTTTCCGCCCTGCCCGAGGTCCCGGACGTCGCCGTGCTCGTCGGCCCCGCAGACCGCGTGATCGAGGACCTGCGCGAGGCCGTGGCCATGGGCGTCCCCTTCGCCGTCGCCTTCGCCAGCGGGTTCGGCGAGACCGGCCGGCACGACCGCGACGAGAAGATTCGCGCGGTGCTCGCCGGGAGCAGCACACGCCTGATCGGCCCCAACTGCATCGGCTTCATGCACGTCGGCCGGTCCCTGACCGCGACGTTCTCGTCAGTCCTGCAGCGCACCCCTCTTCCGGTCGGGCACGTGGCGCTGTTCAGCCAGAGCGGCGGGCTGGGCAACGCGCTCATGCAGTCCCTGGTCGCGCGCGGCGTCAGCGGGCTGAGCGCCTGGAGCAGCTCCGGCAACGAGATCTCGCTGGGTTTCACCGACTGGGTCGGCTGGCTCACCGCCGAGGAGGACACGCGTGTCCTGGCCTCCATCGTCGAGAGCTTCCGCCCGGGCGACGACCTCGAGGCCGCGGCTGCGGCAGCCGGCGAGCGCGGGGTCCCCGTAGCGGTGCTCAAGCTCGGGCGCTCCGCCCGCGGTGCGCTCGGCGCGCGGTCGCACACCGGGAAGCTCGCGGGCAGCGGCCGGGTCGCCCAGAGCGTCCTGCGCCATCGCTTCGGGACGGTGTGCACCTCGCCCGAGCAGCTCCTCGATCTGACGGAGACGTTCGATGTCTTCGCCGGCAGGCTCGCCGGTGACGACCACGAGCTCACAGTCGTCACCACCTCCGGCGCACAGGCTGTCCTCTGGAACGACCTGGCGGAGGACCGCGACCTCACCTTCCGCGACCTCGGTACCGAGGCAGCCGCCAGGATCGCCGCGGCCGTGGGCAGCGACCACGTGGGCAACCCCGTCGACGTCGGCGTGCAGCTGACCACCGCCGACTACGTACGCATCGTCGACAGCGTGGTCACGACCTCGACGGGCGGGTGGGTCATCGTCACCGCGACGCGCCTGGCACACGACTTCGACGAACTCGCCGCCGGTATCGCGGCGATGGACGCCCCGGAGGGTGTACGGGTCGTCGTCGTCCCGCTGTCCGAGGACGACCGCGTCACGACCGAGCAGGCTCAGGTGTTGCGCGCCGCAGGAGCGATCGCACTGCCGACCGCCACCCGCGCCCTCGACGCGATCGCGTCCGCTGCCTCTTGGTCGAAGGTCCAGCGCACGCGCGCCGCGCGCGGTCAGCTCGTCGGCACGTCCCTGCGCTCAGCGGCCGCTGCCGGCGGAACCGAGTACCTCACGTTCCGGGAGATCGCCGAGGAGCTCGCCGCAGCTGGCGTCCCCGTACCCGCCAGCCGTGCCGAACGCGACGTCGAGTCCGTCGTCCGCGCCGCCGAGGAGATCGGCTTCCCCGTCGCCATCAAGATCGACGACCCCGACATCCTCCACAAGGCCGATGCAGGGGGCGTTTTCATCGGCGTCGACAACCCCGAGGCCGCGCGCCATGCGGCGGTCCGCCTTACCGCCATCCAGTCCGAGAACGCCACGATCTCCGTACAGACCATGGCCCCCGGCAAGACCGAGGTGCTCGTGGGCCTGCGCCGCGACCCCGAGTTCGGCCCCGTGTTGGTCCTGGGCGCCGGCGGCAGCATGACGGAGGCGATCGACGACATCAGCATCCTGCCGCTGCCCACCTCACGCCCCGAGGTACGCGACGCGATCGCCGCAGTGCGCGTCGTCACCGCCGGGCTGCGCAAAGACCCCGGCGCGCAGACCCTCGACGCCCTGACCGACGCGGTGATGGACCTCATCGCGTGGGCGGAGCAGCGCGGGGAGGTCCACGAGTTCGAGTTCAACCCGATCCTGGCAGACCCCGAGACGGCGACCGTCACGGTCGTCGACGCCGTCGTGTCTGTCCACCTCACTCTGGAAGGACCCAACTGA
- a CDS encoding FAS1-like dehydratase domain-containing protein, producing the protein MTTTTAPTGKAVPSKQISDEDVAYMKSFIGQSAVVVQWNEEASADTIRHYAWGIGDENPLWLDETYARNTRFATRVAPPTFLYSVCDAELAMGMSEGLQALHLGADVEFHRPIRLGERIRARSFVEDVREREGRRSGRLVEQVGRTDYFVGEELVGTVRNTIVCVARSTESTRMHEPRDPHLYTDEEMAKIRTEILAEEVRGPRARFAGTVHVGDVIPKVVKGPLDLITMTAYYAGAIGTAGYRGVETRVRQQERVRNGDPMAPTNLGPEHFLSEPFPSLGHQDAAMARAIGMPGAYDNGNQRVSWMTHCVTNWMGDDAGLLKISVRIKQPGVFGDTQWIGGEVTRVFEDETHGACAELTLKAVNQLGVETTTAVATVSLPEA; encoded by the coding sequence ATGACCACCACCACCGCCCCCACCGGCAAGGCCGTCCCCAGCAAGCAGATCAGCGACGAGGACGTCGCCTACATGAAGAGCTTCATCGGCCAGTCGGCCGTGGTCGTCCAGTGGAACGAGGAGGCGAGCGCCGACACGATCCGCCACTACGCGTGGGGTATCGGTGACGAGAACCCCCTGTGGCTCGACGAGACGTACGCGAGGAACACTCGCTTCGCCACCCGCGTCGCCCCGCCGACCTTCCTGTACTCGGTCTGCGACGCCGAGCTCGCGATGGGTATGTCCGAGGGTCTGCAGGCGCTCCACCTCGGCGCCGACGTCGAGTTCCACCGCCCGATCCGCCTGGGCGAGCGCATCAGGGCCCGCTCCTTCGTCGAGGATGTGCGCGAGCGTGAGGGCCGCCGCTCCGGCCGCCTGGTCGAACAGGTCGGCCGCACCGACTACTTCGTCGGCGAGGAGCTCGTCGGCACCGTGCGCAACACGATCGTCTGCGTCGCTCGCAGCACCGAGAGCACGCGCATGCACGAGCCCCGCGACCCGCACCTGTACACCGACGAGGAGATGGCCAAGATCCGTACCGAGATCCTCGCCGAAGAGGTCCGCGGACCGCGTGCCCGCTTCGCCGGCACCGTGCACGTCGGTGACGTGATCCCCAAGGTCGTCAAGGGTCCCCTGGACCTGATCACCATGACCGCCTACTACGCGGGTGCCATCGGCACCGCCGGCTACCGCGGCGTCGAGACGCGCGTGCGCCAGCAGGAGCGTGTGCGCAACGGCGACCCGATGGCGCCGACCAACCTCGGTCCCGAGCACTTCCTGTCCGAGCCGTTCCCGAGCCTGGGTCACCAGGACGCCGCGATGGCCCGCGCCATCGGAATGCCTGGCGCCTACGACAACGGCAACCAGCGCGTGTCCTGGATGACGCACTGCGTGACCAACTGGATGGGCGACGACGCCGGCCTCCTGAAGATCTCGGTGCGCATCAAGCAGCCCGGCGTCTTCGGCGACACCCAGTGGATCGGCGGTGAGGTCACCCGCGTATTCGAGGACGAGACGCACGGCGCCTGCGCCGAGCTCACGCTCAAGGCCGTCAACCAACTGGGCGTCGAGACCACGACCGCCGTCGCGACCGTCTCTCTGCCCGAGGCCTGA
- a CDS encoding flavin-containing monooxygenase, giving the protein MNGQVEEYSVVVVGAGMGGIYALHRFAELGHSVHGFEGAPGVGGVWYHNAYPGARVDLESDSYSYMFDEELYAGWDWSERYAAQPEILRYLNYVADRLDVRRNLSLSTRVTSAEWNPEENRYLITTDTGRTVRARYLVMATGNLSRPKDPEFKGLGDFEGEWYQTSHWPQTPVDYAGKRVAVVGTGSSGVQAATEIAKTAGHLYVMQRTPHYVVPAHNRPADPVKKERLSHKVLEFRDESYATPVGYVLPPPAGRGVDYSPEQRLQILETRWAFGGQCLLSTFTDQGTNIEINDVVSQFVRSKVAQQVDDPQTVAKLMPTSYPLGTRRLVIDTGYYPIFKQDNVSLVDVRDDPIERITATGIKTGEAEYEVDVIVFALGFEAFTGALDQANVRNEHGQQPSARWTYKPQTYLGLMSNAFPNLFTLTGIQSPSVLANFFTLNNYHVDLVGKIIGHAQEARAERVEPTLEAEKKWGDHCNEIAEPMLRRAVDNYMVQVNRYDGSRFFLPYAGGFDRYVADVDEYLGEKYEGFEFTS; this is encoded by the coding sequence GTGAACGGTCAGGTTGAAGAGTATTCGGTCGTCGTGGTCGGCGCGGGGATGGGCGGCATCTACGCCCTGCACCGCTTCGCCGAGCTGGGGCACTCCGTGCACGGCTTCGAGGGGGCGCCCGGTGTGGGCGGCGTCTGGTACCACAACGCCTACCCGGGCGCCCGCGTCGACCTCGAGAGCGACAGCTACTCGTACATGTTCGACGAGGAGCTCTACGCCGGCTGGGACTGGAGCGAGCGGTACGCCGCCCAGCCCGAGATCCTGCGCTACCTGAACTATGTCGCCGACCGGCTCGACGTGCGCCGCAACCTCTCGCTCAGCACCCGGGTGACGTCGGCGGAGTGGAATCCGGAGGAGAACAGGTACCTGATCACGACCGACACCGGCCGCACGGTGCGGGCGCGCTACCTGGTCATGGCGACGGGCAATCTGTCCCGTCCCAAAGACCCCGAGTTCAAGGGCCTGGGCGACTTCGAGGGCGAGTGGTACCAGACGTCCCACTGGCCGCAGACGCCCGTCGACTACGCGGGCAAGCGGGTCGCCGTCGTCGGCACGGGTTCCTCGGGCGTCCAAGCGGCGACCGAGATCGCCAAGACCGCCGGGCACCTCTACGTCATGCAGCGCACTCCGCACTACGTCGTCCCGGCGCACAACCGCCCGGCCGATCCGGTCAAGAAGGAGCGTCTGTCGCACAAGGTCCTGGAGTTCCGCGACGAGAGCTACGCGACGCCGGTCGGGTATGTGCTGCCGCCACCCGCGGGCCGCGGCGTCGACTACTCGCCCGAGCAGCGCCTGCAGATCCTGGAGACCCGGTGGGCGTTCGGCGGGCAGTGCCTGCTCAGCACGTTCACCGACCAGGGAACGAACATCGAGATCAACGACGTGGTCTCGCAGTTCGTGCGCAGCAAGGTCGCCCAGCAGGTTGATGACCCGCAGACCGTGGCAAAGCTGATGCCGACGTCGTACCCCCTCGGCACCCGACGACTGGTCATCGACACCGGCTACTACCCGATCTTCAAGCAGGACAACGTCTCACTCGTCGACGTGCGCGACGACCCGATCGAGCGCATTACGGCGACCGGCATCAAGACCGGGGAGGCCGAGTACGAGGTCGACGTCATCGTGTTCGCCCTCGGGTTCGAGGCGTTCACCGGCGCCCTGGACCAAGCCAACGTCCGCAACGAGCACGGGCAGCAGCCCAGCGCCCGGTGGACGTACAAGCCGCAGACCTACCTGGGGCTCATGTCGAACGCCTTCCCCAACCTGTTCACCCTCACGGGGATCCAGAGCCCCAGCGTGCTGGCGAACTTCTTCACGCTGAACAACTACCACGTCGACCTCGTCGGCAAGATCATCGGCCACGCCCAGGAGGCGAGGGCCGAGCGCGTCGAGCCGACCCTCGAGGCCGAGAAGAAGTGGGGCGACCACTGCAACGAGATCGCCGAGCCGATGCTCCGCCGGGCCGTGGACAACTACATGGTGCAGGTCAACCGGTACGACGGATCGCGCTTCTTTTTGCCGTACGCGGGCGGGTTCGACCGCTACGTCGCTGACGTCGATGAGTACCTCGGCGAGAAGTACGAGGGGTTCGAGTTCACCAGCTGA